In Equus quagga isolate Etosha38 chromosome 18, UCLA_HA_Equagga_1.0, whole genome shotgun sequence, the sequence TAATAAGGAGTGTCAGAGACTTTCCTGTATGAATTAGTTTAGACCCCATTCCTGTGCAATTACAACTAAGCTAAGTTGAGATGTCTCCTCAACCATTTACCTTAAGAAATTGACttctccacttacatcaatgcaTAGAtcctccagacagaaagtcaacaaggaaatagtggatttaaatgaaaaactaaaatagatagacttaatagaaatatatagaacactccatccaaaaacagcagaatacacattcttctcaagtgcacatggaacattctcaaggatagactatattttgggaaacaaggggagcatcaataaatttaagaagattgaattcatatcaagcatcttttctagcCATAATActacaaaactagaaatgaactacaagaaaaaagctgggatagggacaaatatgtggagactgaacaacatgctactgaacaatcaatggattattgaagaaattaaaggagaaatcaaaaaatatctagacacaaatgaaaatgaaaatacaccataccaactcttatgggatgcagcaaaagcagtcctgagaggaaaattcatagcaatacaggcccaccttaacaaacaagaaaaatcccaaataagtaatctcaaactacacctaactgagttagaaaaagaacaaagcccaaagtcagcagaaggaaggaaataataaaaattagagcagaagtaaattaatttgaaataaaaaaacagtagaaaggatcaatgaaacaaagacctggttctttgagaagataaacaaaattgagaaacccttagccagactcactaagaaaaaaagagagaaggctcaaataaataaaattagaaatgaaagaggagaaattacaacagataccagagaaatacaaaagaatataagaggatactatgaaaaactgtatgccaacaaattggataacctagaagaaatggataaattcttagactcatacaacttcccaaaactgaatcaagaagaaatagagaatccgaatagaccaatcacaagtaaagagattgaaacaaaaacctcccaaaaaataaaagcccaggaccagatagcttctctggagaattcaacTGAACATTCGAAGATTTAATAgctacccttctcaaactattccaaaaagttgaagaagacacaacACTTCCTAACGTATTTTACAAgcccagcatcaccctgatcccaaagctagaccaggacaacacaaagaaggaaaattacaggtcaatattgctgatgaatatagatgcaaaaatcctcaacaaaatattggctaactgaatacaatacattaaaaaaatcatacaccatgatcaagtgggatttataccagggatgcagggatggttcaacatccacaaatcaatcagtgtgatacacctcattaacaaaaggagaaataaaaaccacatgatcatctcaatagacacagagaaaggatttgacaagatccaacatccatttatgataaaaactctcaataaaatgggtataaaaggaaagtacctcaacataataaagcaaTACATGACAAAagcacagcaaacatcatactcaatggggaaaaaactgaatgccatccctctgaaaatacgaacaagacaaggacaccctctatcaccactcttattcaacatagtactggaggttttgaccagagcaatcaggcaagaaaaagaaagaaaaggaatccaaataggcaacgaggaagtgaaactctcactgtttgcagatgacatgatgctataaagagaaaaccctaaagaacccatcagaaaactattagaaataatcaacaactacagcaaagttgcagggtacaaaatcaacttacaaaaatcagttgcatttctatattctaataatgaacagaaagagaactcaagaattcaattccatttacagtctcaacaaaaagaataaaatatctaggaataaatttaaccaaggaagcaaaagacctatacaatgaaaactttaagacattattggaagaaatcgaggatgatataaagaaatgcaaagttactccatgcaaatggattggaagaataaatatagttaaaatatttacctaaatatttaccatactacctaaagcaatctacaaattcaatgcaatcccaatcagaatcacaatgatattctccacagaaatagaacaaagaattctaaaattcatatggggcaactaAAGACGTCGAATAAGGGGcaagcctggtggtgcagtggttaagttcgcacgttccacttctgcagcccagggttcgccggttcaggtcccaggtgcggacatggcaccacttggcaaaagccatgctgtggtaggcgtcccacatagaaagtagaggaagatgggcatggatgttagctcagggccagtcttcctcagcaaaaagaggaggattggcagcagatgttagctcagggctaatgttcctcaaaaaaaaagagaccccCAAATAagtaaagcaatcctgagaaaaaagaacaaagctggaggcatcacaatccctcactccaaaatatactacaaagctatagtaactaaaacagcatggtactggtacaaaaacagacacacagatcaatggaatagaattgaaagcccagaaataaaaccacacatctatggacagctaatcttcaacaaaggagctgagaacatacaaggAGAAAggactctcttcaataaatgatgttgggaaaactggacagccacatgtaaagaaggaaagtaaaccattatcttttgccatatacaaaattaactcaaaatggattaaagacttgaaggtaagacctgaaaccatgaaactcccagaagaaaatataggcagtatactccttgacatcagtcttagaaggatcttttcaaacacgATGTCTACTTgatcaagggaaacaaaaggaaaaataaacacgcGGAACTTCCTCAGACTACAGAGCTTatgcaaggaaaaggaaaccaggaataaaacaaaaagacaacccaccaagtgggagaagatatttgtaaatcatatatccaaccagcagttaatctccaaaatatataaagaactcacacaactcaacaacaaaaaaaaacagacaaccaggttgatcaaaaactgggcagaggatatgatcagacatttttccaaagatgtacagatggagccggcccagtgacgcagcagttaagttcacacattccgcttctcggcagcctggggttcgccggttcggatcccaggtgtggacatggcactgcttggcaaaccatgctgtggtaggcgtcccacatacaaagtagaggaagatgggcacgcatgttagctcagggccagccttcctcagcaaaaaagaggaggactggcagtagttagctcagggctaatcttcctcaaaaaaaaaaaaacatatacagatagccaataggcacatgaaaagatgctcaacatcactaatcatcagggaaatgcaaatgaaaacaactctAAAATATGACCTtacaactgttagaatggctgtaatcaccaagacaaaaaataacacatgttggagaggttgtggaggaaagggaaccctcatataccgctggtgggaaggcaaactggtgcagccactatggaaaacagtatagagatttctcagaaaattaaaaatagaaataccatacaacctagctatccactactgggtatttatccaaaaaacttgaaatcaagaattcaaagagatttatgcacccctgtgttcattgcagccttactcacaatagccaagatgtgaaagcaacccaagtgcccatcaactgatgactggataacgAAGATGtgatacatatacaatggaatattactcagccataaaaaagacaaaatcatcccattcacaacaacatggatggaccttgagggtattatgtgaagcaaaataagccagacagagaaagacaaacaaacataagatctcactcatatgtggaagacaaaccaacacatggacaaagagaagagtttagtggttaccagagggggttggcgggtgggcacaaggggtgaaggggcacatttatatggtgactgacaaataataatgtacaactgaaatttcacaatgttataaactattatgaccttgataaaataaagaaattgacttCACCACTAGATCTTTAAACCATTTCAGCAGCAATTTTCCTCAGTATGCattgcaaaaaattttaaacttctagaGAAAATTGGCATAACTAATGtttttgtgtattatttataTCAAGAAGTCCTCACAGCAAATGAGTGTGTTTACTTTAAGTGGGCAGAGTGTGCCACCTTCTGGCATTGAACTTCAGTGGTTCAGTTCAAATCTCCTTGCATGTGAGTGATGCTGTGTCTACTCTTCTTTCCCCTGTATTCTGTGGAATAAAGACCAAGggaaaaacacatattttttcaGTACTAATTTGAAATACTTGTGAAAAGATTATGAAGCATTGCATACTTTGGTTACATAAGGTAAGACTGTTTTCCTTTAGTATGGGATTTATGATAGATTCTGTCAATTCAGTTCGATGAGGATCCCTACTGGAAAGGACATGGTGGTCAGCAAGACGAAGAGCTTCCACAGGGACGAGGCAGAACAAAGTCATAGCACTGGAAAAACACAGAGCCTATTCAGTGAAAGCAAAGAATCTGATAGAGTCAAGGATGAGGTGTGGAAGTATGGAGCAATGCAGTGTTTCTGGGGAAGCCAATAAAATGATCGGAGCTTAATCTGACTAATTCTAGCTAGCGTCACAGGATGCAGGATGAAATGGAGTAGGCTGGGATAACGGCAGCAGTGCAGACAAAGAGTACATACAAGTTGCCAGGAACGGTAAGAACCCAGCAGATAACCGCGAAGAGGACATTGACAATTTTCATAAGAGGTGTATAACCAGCATACACTGGCTTCAAAAACTAGTTGCAAATGAGgtgaaataaacatttgctgtACCAGTTTATGACTTCTAGCTCCTACCAGCTTGTTTGCTAGATCTTAGCAATACTCCTAAGTATTCTCTATTTCAGGATATCCCCAAAGATATGTGTCATATACAGTGCTAAACCACGTTGGCCATAGTAAACACCTAGCATCCTCCATGAAAGTAGAATCAAGATCCCACCTTGCCACTGCCGGTGCTCAGTCCACAGGACCAGGTGTAGCGAGGTGATTTTGTTGGCACCCAAACTCTAGCTGAGAGAATTACTTTCATTTGGAGTTATTCCCCGATAATCACTGACAGACTTGAGAGCCCCAGGGGCTAAGAGCCATATTTTAAAGAGAGCTCAACTGCTGGGTATGCTGTAAGTAAACGAAggttggaaagaagaaaacagaggcgaGAAAAGGGTGGGGAGGAGTAAGAAGCTGTGGGATGTTGAGACTGGCTGCTGCTGTGTGGAAGTGTTTGTGAGTCTCCTGGAGATGCTGAGGGGCAGTGCTTCACATCTCAATTATGTGGAAACAGAACTTGAAGGCTGGGAGTGCTGTGAGAACTCAAGCTTCGAGGAAATCACAGGCTTCAAAAGTCTTTAAAAGGCTTTTGGAGTCGCCCAGACCATGGAAATAGGAATTTGGAGACAAATCTTACTCCGATCTCAAGGGCCAGAGGAGGTTCCAGCTAATATCTGGTAACACAAATTTCACACCGACGCTAGAGGGGTAGGTGGTGGtgatggcggtggtggtggtgagaactTTCTCTCCAAGGAAAATCTGCAGATGAAACTCTGCCTCCTACGGAACCACATTTTTCATTGCCGTACAGTGCAGTTTAATTCCTTGGGGCAAAGGCATCTTAAGTTCCTGTTCTTGAGGCCTCTATATTTACAAAAAGATGTGGCCCATTCAAGTGGTTTTCTTAGAAAAAGGAACAACCTGCCCCCCGAAAAGCCCACTGGTTCTTGCAAAACTGGATTCCCCTTGTAGTTAATTGGGAAGAAACATAAGAAACCTTTGACAGTTGTTTCTAGGGAATGAaatggaggggggtggggaggtgaacTGTTGAGgaacatttaatttcttctttccatctttatgAGCAGTCTGGAATTTTTTAGCATGAACCTGCATGACTGTTAATGTTTTGTAAAGAGGTACatgtaatctttaaaaagaatggagTACAAATGATTGggaatgaatttataaaatatattgctAATGATAAAGGTGCATCAAAATATATAGTGAATACCACATATGTAAAGTAATTAATTGATAtcaaaaaatagacattttatcCACAGGAATTCTACGAggaatgctgggcagggctgcTCCCTTCAAGAGAAGCAGTGAATTTGAGAGGCAGGCTCCCAAGATGGCGATGGAGGCCAGATATTAAGGAAAAAGTTTAAAGTCTTTATTATAAAGTTTCCTTTAAATTCTATAAAGTTCTGAATTGTGTTAATTTTTAcagtattacttttaaaattttatttttttagattatagaaaaaaatgcagtttttGATTGGCaggattgttttttgtttgtttgtttttggaggaagaggagcaaCCACCTTCCCCACCAAGGTTTCAAACCTCTTAAGGTCAGGTTTCAGCCGGAGGCCGCGGTTAAgactgcttccctcctcccccggAGGCTCTGCCACCAAAGGCTGCTCAAACCACAGGACCTAACGCAGCGCGGAGCCCTGGTTTTATGACATGGCAAATCAGCTTTACCCAACATGTAAGGCACAATCTGGAACCAGAAGGAGTTCTCCAACAAAAGAGCAAAGGGAAGacttattaaagaaattatataaaagcaTTTCTCCAGATAGAATGGGCCTACTGATATGCATCCCCCCACATGGAGGGAAAAAGCCCACTCATACTAAGGCGTATGATTGTGACATTTCAGATATTAAGATAGGATAAACATTTTCAGAcattcaagaataaaaaatttcttttatgtcCTCTTTCTCAAGAAGCTCCGGGACAATTATGCTCAGAAATGCAGAGATAAAGGACTGACCATCCAGCAGTGCGCCCTGGGGGTCAGGTTTCCAATGAGCTGGGGATGCCCCAGGAGGGGTGGTAAAGAGACAGCAGATGGCAAGTCTCACAGGGGCAGTGGCTGGAGAGGACTAGACTCATTTCAGCAGCTCTCTGTAGGTATCTGTGAGACACTTGAGATCTGGTTGACAATATGCAACCCATTCTGTTCATAGAGCAGAGAAGATTCTATACATACAAAAGGTAGGtttgccagttttatttttttaactaattggGTGTTTGACCATGCTGCCTCAGAACCTTGTAGAATGATTGTGTTCACTTTCCAGGTCTGCAATATGCTTCACTATGGAAATTGGCTGCCTGGATACAAGAATGAGCCTTATTCTCCAGAATGGATACTGAAATTATCTGACACTCCTAAGATTAACACAGCTACCTCAGACAGAACATTATGGACCAAACACTATTCTTAGTGCTTACAAGAATACCATGTGGTTACGGCCCCCATTATACACACAAGTGGGCTAAAAATTCCCTTAGCAAACCTGACTGTGGCTGCATTTATAGCAATAGGAAATAGTCtaatgttttttccctttagaaagaccttgatttctttttttctttgtttttttttttttttgtttttttttttgaggaagattagccctgagctaactactgccagtcctcctctttttgctgaggaagcctggccctgagctaacatgcgtgcccatcttgctctactttatatgtgggacacctaccacagcatggtgtgccaagcggtgccacgtccacacccaggatcccaactggtgaaccccaggccgccgagaagctgaacgtgagaacttaatggctgcaccaccgggccggcccctaggccTTGATTTCTGTAGTGCTGAAGAGTTAAGGCTATACGACGGGTCTGTAAACTATGGACAAAATCTGGCAGCTCTAATTAACATTTTagtggaacacagccacatccactCCTTTACATACTATCTATTGGCTGCTTTTCCACCCTAACTCAGTATGAAACAGTTGCAAAGTTGAAAAGATTTACTCTGACCCTACAAGAgcatttgctgacccctggcttAAAGCATTCATAAACCTTTCAATGGGCAAAGAAATGTCTGTATCAAATTGGGGGTTGGGGTCAAGACAAATGCCAAGAATGCAGGTACTGGAGTTACAGAGACTGGGTGGGGCCCTGAGGAAGAGATGGTTCCATCACTCAGGGTGGCCGTGAGCACTTAAAGGCATCTGGGAGGTGATTAAACTTGAAACAAAGATAAAGGGCTAGCTAGCCTTCTCTAGAAATCTTAGCTGTAACAAAGACCAACAAGAAAGATGCCCTAGGACAAAAGTTGTGGGAGGCCTAGAAATTTGAGGACACGCAGGGGGCCTTTTGTGAGGGTGCGGAGGGGTGGGAAAAGAAGTGTAAATCTCTAGATCATATGCTTTCAGCAGGGATTATCAGTGTAAGGATGTGGCAGGGAGGCATCTGATGGAGCAGTCTAGGAAATTTAAGGAGAGAACAGCTGGTTCCCTGGAGTCATGTGACTAATAGACTGTTCTCTTCTAGAATCTCTTCCCACCCACACCCCAAATCCACTTTCTCCTATAGTCATCTGTCACTTAGGGATGGGGTAAATTCTTAGGGATGTTTCCTTATGTAAATCCCATAGTGACATGAACTTGGATGGTACAGTCTACCAtgcacccaggctatatggtcctattatgggaccactatcataTGTGGCCGTCACTGAGTGAAACATCGTTaggcagtgcatgactgtattaacCCCAAATATTCAGCTTGAGAATTACCGCACCCAGGAAGCCTCAGCCTGTTTCAAGTTATCAGGCTATTCCACTTGTAGCAAGTTGCCACATTGTCTTATCTTCCCTTATTCCTTGGCAGAAGGCCACCAAGTGGGCACACCGCCTCCCAGAACAAGAGTACACCTCCCAGCTTCCTTTGCTGCAAGGTGTGGCCATGAGACTTCAATCTGGTCAAGAAGTAGTAGTGGTGTTTAACTTGCAGAAAACCTTACCAGACAGCCAGCACATGCCCTttgtccctttttcctttctgctggTTTGGAATATGCAAGGGGTAGCGAAAGCTCAATCATCCATCTTTGTCGCTGATGAGCACACCCCGGACAGAACAGCAAGATGGACATATGGGTCCCTGTGGTACCAGAGCTGCCATGCATGGTTGGCTTACCTCTGTACTCCTGTGCCTCAGAAAGAAATACCTCTCCTTTAGACCATTGTTTTCCCCCATTGTATGAAGCTGCgtttctctctcccactgctATTACCACCCCAATTCCAACCAGGAAGCTCTCAAAAGGGGTGGGTGCTCAAAAACTGTGGACTGTGGTTGCATCATGAAGAGATTTCCGTTCCCTTCAAACAACTGCCTTCCTCTTTTGTATGATGTTTTAGGCTAAGTATTACAGGTTAGAATTAAGCCCAAAAGTAGAGAACCctagaaagatttttaaagcgACTCTTACCCCATGGGGAAaggttttaaaacaatttgataattcacttttctttaaaatgttttatttgtcaCATTCAACATATAGCTCTAACACAAAAAACATAAGTATATTACATTGTAAACTATCAACACCTACCTGCtaaaaaagcatattaaaaaaaagataggaaatttCAAAAAAGTTTCTTGAATTATGACTACACAAAAAGTTTAAATTCTAAATGAACCCAACTACTGTTAAGACCCCGAATTACAGGAAATGAGGATGGCTCAGTAATCATCATGATCAGGTATGTCAACCTTCATTGCAGAACCATCGCTGCTCAGTGTTACTGTGTCAGCAATGTACATTTTTAGCGTCTCTATGCTGTCACATATACGGTTCACCTTGGGATAAGCAAGAAGCCTTTCTAGGGGTACACAAAACTCATTTCCAACACAAAAAGGTTTGGGAGAATTCACTATCTTGGTTTTCTCGGCTTCTGTGAAGGCCGGTCCAAGAAGTATGAACTCGGTTTTTTCAGCTTCTGTGAAGGGTGGTCCAAGGAGTCTGATCTCAGCTAATCGGGCATCTGTGAACATTGGTGGTCCAAGAAGCCGTCTCTCCTCCACTTTTGCAGGGTCACAGTCTGCTGAATTAAATATAGAGGCAGCCAGCGGATCCAGAATTTTAATAAATCTGCGTCTCATGAGGTAGACTTGTCGGTACACTTCATTAAGCACTACAAATTTACGCACTTTTTCTTGCTGTAAACTCGGATACAATTCTGTataaaactgaagggaaaaaacacaaaacacttaatataggaaaattttcaaaacattttaccacaattaggAATTAACTGCATATACACATTAACCATATGTACGTATTGTCAAACCCTATGAATCAAAAATGCCCCAATTATAATGGAAGTCAACTATTGACACGGATGGACATTAACTgatttgctttcaaaattctaaGGCACAAAGTCTCTCTCAGCCAGGTTTCCACCAATTCACACCAACTTAATTATTCCTACTTGATATtacaggaaaaagttaaaaaaaaaaaatgctgttaaaCAGGAAAATTGTGTTTGTTCTTCATCATACCTCCTCAAACCAAAAGGGTCTGAGAAGCATGAAGGCTCAGTTCCGACAGGCATTTCCTTAGCCAAGTTGCAGAGGAACTGCTGCTGGCTTTCCACTTTCCTTCTGATGATCCTGGCAGAATACAAAAGCGGGCTGCTGGCACAACACCTTGGAAGCATTCTAAGACTCCAGCAGATTATTCTCTGTAATATGCTTTGAGACATGGCAAAAAGGCCAGGCAGTCTCAAGAGCCGCCATAGACCAATTCTGCCAGTGGTTGTAGGGCAAGAATGATTCTCCTAGAGTCAACCTCAAAATAAGGTCATTTACACTTCTCTCTCCACTGGGGACTCGTAAAAAAACCTCACCATCCTAATAAACGTACTTCTTGCCTTGGGAGCTACTTCAGGAAGATACTCACAAGTTCATAAACGTGTTCATCGTCCTGCTCTGAAATGCACAATTTGGTtgcctttgcttcatttttccgGAAGATCCCTATCTGGGTACAATATCCAACGTTCTCAGCTCCTGCTGGTGGTTCCCCAACACCGGTAAACTCCACAGAGTAATTGTAGCGATTTGCCACATCTAAAGCCCTGAAATCAGAACAGGAATAATTTTTCTAAACTTAGAGCTACTGTTAATATATTAAGCGTCATCCTCCCTGACCCAATCCAGTTTTGCTtcccatggtttcagttacccatgggcaaccatggtccaaaaatactaaatagaaaattccagaaacaaacaattcataagttttaaatttggtGATGAAATCTCATTCATgccatcctgctccatcctgcccaggatgtgaatcatccctctGTCTAGGGTATTCACATTGTCTACACAACCCACCCATTAGTCAgcagccatcttggttatcagatcaactgtcttTGGTATCTCAGTgcctgtgttcaagtaacccttattttatttaataatggccccaaagctcaAGAGCAGTGAtactggcaattcggatatgccaaagaagCCAtcaaagtgcttcctttaagtgaaaaactcAGTTTCctgactta encodes:
- the HENMT1 gene encoding small RNA 2'-O-methyltransferase isoform X1: MAENKTEFQCSGVVGGDFEAVRKKGIEFDPPLYKQRYFFVKDLVNQHKTKKVADLGCGDNTLLWILKIHSCAELLVGVDINDSVLHYSRNKLSPSWGDQLSPRDLDLTVTLYIGSAVERDSRLRGFDLITCIELIEHLNSEDLARFPEVVFGYFSPSMIVISTPNSEFNPLFPSGNALRDLDHKFEWNRMQFQTWALDVANRYNYSVEFTGVGEPPAGAENVGYCTQIGIFRKNEAKATKLCISEQDDEHVYELFYTELYPSLQQEKVRKFVVLNEVYRQVYLMRRRFIKILDPLAASIFNSADCDPAKVEERRLLGPPMFTDARLAEIRLLGPPFTEAEKTEFILLGPAFTEAEKTKIVNSPKPFCVGNEFCVPLERLLAYPKVNRICDSIETLKMYIADTVTLSSDGSAMKVDIPDHDDY
- the HENMT1 gene encoding small RNA 2'-O-methyltransferase isoform X2, which encodes MAENKTEVADLGCGDNTLLWILKIHSCAELLVGVDINDSVLHYSRNKLSPSWGDQLSPRDLDLTVTLYIGSAVERDSRLRGFDLITCIELIEHLNSEDLARFPEVVFGYFSPSMIVISTPNSEFNPLFPSGNALRDLDHKFEWNRMQFQTWALDVANRYNYSVEFTGVGEPPAGAENVGYCTQIGIFRKNEAKATKLCISEQDDEHVYELFYTELYPSLQQEKVRKFVVLNEVYRQVYLMRRRFIKILDPLAASIFNSADCDPAKVEERRLLGPPMFTDARLAEIRLLGPPFTEAEKTEFILLGPAFTEAEKTKIVNSPKPFCVGNEFCVPLERLLAYPKVNRICDSIETLKMYIADTVTLSSDGSAMKVDIPDHDDY